A single Streptomyces sp. 2114.4 DNA region contains:
- a CDS encoding carbohydrate ABC transporter permease, which yields MRPDPVTRGASRRGTGRRPRRVTRTEARNARAAAGFVLPFLALFALCFLAPIGYALYESLQKTQRTGPLGLGGQAHQAFAGLANYAHALSDDRFLAGFGRVLLFGAVQIPLMTVLATALALLLESASARAVPFFRSAFFLPYGVPGVIASILWGFLYVPGISPLVKIAESMGWSVDFLSRGTVLWSVANIVTWQFTGYNMLVLIAQLKAVPGELYEAARIDGANAWQVARHIKIPLLRPALVLTGVFSIIGTLQLFAEPMVLRPLASSIDSGFTPNLHAYSEAFVGDNQQVAAAEAVLLALVACAVSFGFLRLAGGRAGEHTGERG from the coding sequence CTGCGGCCGGACCCGGTCACCCGCGGCGCGTCCCGCCGGGGCACCGGCCGCCGCCCGCGCCGCGTCACCCGCACCGAGGCCCGCAACGCCCGCGCCGCCGCCGGATTCGTCCTGCCGTTCCTCGCCCTCTTCGCTCTCTGCTTCCTCGCCCCCATCGGCTACGCCCTCTACGAGAGCCTGCAGAAAACCCAACGCACCGGCCCGCTCGGCCTCGGCGGTCAGGCACACCAGGCCTTCGCCGGCCTCGCCAACTACGCCCACGCCCTCTCCGACGACCGGTTCCTGGCCGGTTTCGGCCGGGTGCTGCTCTTCGGCGCCGTCCAGATCCCGCTGATGACCGTGCTGGCCACCGCCCTCGCACTGCTGCTGGAGAGCGCGAGCGCCCGCGCGGTCCCGTTCTTCCGCAGCGCCTTCTTCCTGCCGTACGGCGTGCCGGGAGTGATCGCCTCGATCCTGTGGGGATTCCTCTACGTGCCGGGCATCAGCCCGCTGGTGAAGATCGCCGAATCCATGGGCTGGAGCGTCGACTTCCTCTCCCGCGGCACCGTCCTGTGGTCCGTCGCCAACATCGTCACCTGGCAGTTCACCGGCTACAACATGCTGGTACTGATCGCCCAGCTCAAGGCCGTACCGGGGGAGCTGTACGAGGCGGCACGGATCGACGGGGCGAACGCCTGGCAGGTCGCCCGGCACATCAAGATCCCGCTGCTCCGCCCCGCGCTCGTGCTCACCGGTGTCTTCAGCATCATCGGCACCCTCCAGCTGTTCGCCGAACCCATGGTGCTGCGCCCGCTGGCCTCCTCCATCGACTCCGGCTTCACGCCCAACCTGCACGCCTACAGCGAGGCGTTCGTCGGCGACAACCAGCAGGTGGCGGCGGCCGAGGCGGTACTGCTCGCGCTGGTGGCGTGCGCGGTGTCCTTCGGCTTTCTGCGGCTGGCCGGCGGGCGCGCCGGGGAGCACACCGGGGAGCGCGGATGA
- a CDS encoding dihydrodipicolinate synthase family protein: protein MALPASLHGVIPPVCTPLGPRGEIDTASLTRLVHHLLDGGVHGLFALGSTSEAAYLTDAQRGTALETVLKAADGRVPVLAGVIDTTTPRVLDHARTAAALGADALVATAPFYTRTHPREIAAHFRHLRTAVDLPLFAYDIPVAVHSKLSPSLVRELAADGTLAGLKDSSGDEGSLRRLLTALGGRTARHTGPAPGFSVLTGSELTVDAALLAGADGAVPGIGNVDPAAYVRLYDAARSGDWERAAAEQERLVTLFAMVDAGPEPEMGRSSSALGAFKAALHLLGVIDGGATAFPQRPLSEEAVAEVGRRLTDAGLQPVRQGPIPYG, encoded by the coding sequence ATGGCACTGCCCGCCTCCCTGCACGGCGTCATCCCGCCGGTCTGCACCCCGCTCGGCCCGCGCGGCGAGATCGACACCGCCTCGCTGACCCGCCTGGTGCACCACCTCCTCGACGGCGGCGTCCACGGACTGTTCGCCCTCGGCTCCACCAGCGAGGCCGCCTACCTCACCGACGCCCAGCGCGGCACCGCGCTGGAGACCGTCCTCAAGGCCGCGGACGGCAGGGTCCCGGTGCTCGCCGGGGTCATCGACACCACCACCCCGCGGGTGCTCGACCACGCCCGGACCGCCGCCGCCCTCGGCGCCGACGCCCTGGTCGCCACCGCGCCCTTCTACACCCGCACCCACCCACGGGAGATCGCCGCGCACTTCCGCCACCTGCGCACGGCCGTGGACCTCCCGCTGTTCGCCTACGACATCCCCGTCGCCGTGCACAGCAAGCTGTCCCCGTCGCTGGTGCGGGAGCTGGCCGCGGACGGCACGCTCGCCGGGCTCAAGGACAGCAGCGGCGACGAGGGCTCGCTGCGCCGCCTGCTCACCGCGCTCGGCGGCCGCACCGCCCGGCACACCGGCCCCGCCCCCGGCTTCTCGGTCCTCACCGGCTCCGAACTGACCGTGGACGCCGCCCTGCTGGCGGGCGCGGACGGGGCCGTCCCCGGCATCGGCAACGTCGACCCGGCGGCCTACGTCCGCCTCTACGACGCCGCCCGGTCCGGCGACTGGGAGCGGGCGGCCGCCGAACAGGAACGCCTGGTCACCCTGTTCGCCATGGTCGACGCCGGCCCCGAGCCCGAGATGGGCCGCAGCTCCTCCGCGCTGGGTGCGTTCAAGGCGGCGCTGCACCTCCTCGGCGTGATCGACGGGGGCGCCACCGCCTTTCCGCAGCGCCCGCTGAGCGAAGAGGCCGTGGCGGAGGTGGGACGTCGGCTCACCGACGCGGGCCTGCAGCCCGTCCGGCAGGGCCCCATCCCGTACGGGTGA
- a CDS encoding ABC transporter substrate-binding protein has protein sequence MSNRTVHRRTVLGGAAAVAAGWALTGCGEGGDGDGSPPRERKKGQRIQLTFWSWVPGIDKPVGLWNRKHPEVQVKVEKVSAVGGQQYAKMHAAIKAGNPPDLGQIEFPVLPGFLLDDGLLDLAPLGAARHRSEFFGWQWQQSVFGKGIYAIPQASGPMGLFLRQDLFDTWDVPTPRTWDEYEAAAKAVRKKGAWIETFAPTNGNRFAGLAWQAGARWYRTHGDTWIVHLDDEPTRKVADYWESLVKQKLVKTIPDRQNAWYKDLQTGAIPAWVGASWGDALLAGNAPGTKGTWRAAPLPQWKAGEQAFANWGGSTTAVFAKARYPKDALDFAVWLNTDPESIALLIDGGYGFPSAKKGYAATDLDVDKEFFGGQAYSKVFAAAGAHVDTSWRWGPGVDTLYQRLGDAFTDALADGGSFRSVLTKVQAQTVADLKGKGLKVESG, from the coding sequence ATGAGCAACCGCACCGTGCACCGCAGAACGGTCCTGGGCGGGGCGGCCGCCGTCGCCGCCGGCTGGGCGCTCACCGGCTGCGGCGAGGGCGGGGACGGCGACGGCAGCCCACCCCGGGAGCGCAAGAAGGGACAGCGGATCCAGCTGACCTTCTGGTCCTGGGTGCCGGGCATCGACAAGCCCGTCGGCCTCTGGAACCGCAAGCATCCCGAGGTCCAGGTCAAGGTCGAGAAGGTGTCGGCCGTGGGCGGCCAGCAATACGCGAAGATGCACGCCGCCATCAAGGCCGGCAACCCGCCCGACCTGGGCCAGATCGAATTCCCCGTCCTCCCCGGCTTCCTGCTCGACGACGGACTGCTCGACCTCGCCCCGCTCGGCGCCGCCCGTCACCGGAGCGAGTTCTTCGGCTGGCAGTGGCAGCAGTCCGTCTTCGGCAAGGGTATCTACGCCATCCCCCAGGCATCCGGGCCGATGGGGCTGTTCCTCCGCCAGGACCTCTTCGACACCTGGGACGTGCCGACCCCGCGGACCTGGGACGAGTACGAGGCCGCCGCCAAGGCCGTCCGGAAGAAGGGCGCCTGGATCGAGACCTTCGCCCCCACCAACGGCAACCGCTTCGCCGGCCTCGCCTGGCAGGCGGGCGCCAGGTGGTACCGGACACACGGCGACACCTGGATCGTGCACCTCGACGACGAACCCACCCGTAAGGTCGCCGACTACTGGGAATCCCTCGTCAAGCAGAAACTCGTCAAGACCATCCCGGACCGGCAGAACGCCTGGTACAAGGATCTGCAGACCGGCGCCATCCCGGCCTGGGTGGGCGCCAGTTGGGGCGATGCGCTGCTGGCCGGCAACGCACCGGGCACCAAGGGGACGTGGCGGGCCGCGCCGCTGCCGCAGTGGAAGGCGGGCGAGCAGGCCTTCGCCAACTGGGGCGGCTCGACCACCGCCGTCTTCGCCAAGGCCCGCTACCCCAAGGACGCCCTGGACTTCGCCGTCTGGCTCAACACCGACCCCGAGTCGATCGCGCTGCTGATCGACGGCGGCTACGGCTTCCCCAGTGCCAAGAAGGGCTATGCCGCCACCGATCTCGACGTCGACAAGGAATTCTTCGGCGGCCAGGCGTACAGCAAGGTCTTCGCGGCCGCCGGGGCGCATGTGGACACCAGCTGGCGGTGGGGGCCCGGGGTGGACACCCTCTACCAGCGGCTCGGCGACGCCTTCACCGACGCGCTCGCGGACGGCGGCTCCTTCCGCTCGGTCCTGACGAAAGTGCAGGCCCAGACCGTCGCCGACCTCAAGGGCAAGGGCCTGAAGGTGGAGAGCGGGTGA
- a CDS encoding FadR/GntR family transcriptional regulator: MARGTMAEDVQAQIKQLILQRGLTPGDPLPTEAELVGLLDVSRNSVREALKALQAMRIVEIRHGFGTYVGPLTLEPFVEGVAFRAAVRHHQGESSLYELMEVREALEAGLINTVARKLPAEDLAVLRGLVQRMAEEARGGQVQSATDRAFHLALYRSLGNHLLSEVLDAFWAALRRVRQDLSDDGPDPEVTHRQHQEIVDALEAGDGDRAVEAMHRHFDGIRRRLTER, translated from the coding sequence ATGGCGCGAGGGACGATGGCCGAGGATGTGCAGGCGCAGATCAAGCAGTTGATCCTGCAGCGCGGACTGACCCCGGGCGATCCGCTGCCCACCGAGGCCGAGCTGGTCGGCCTGCTCGACGTCAGCCGCAACTCGGTGCGCGAAGCGCTCAAGGCGCTGCAGGCGATGCGCATCGTGGAGATCCGGCACGGCTTCGGCACCTACGTCGGCCCGCTCACCCTGGAGCCGTTCGTCGAGGGCGTCGCCTTCCGCGCCGCGGTCCGCCACCACCAGGGCGAGTCCAGCCTGTACGAGCTGATGGAGGTCCGCGAGGCGCTGGAGGCGGGCCTGATCAACACCGTCGCCCGGAAGCTGCCGGCCGAGGATCTTGCCGTCCTCAGGGGGCTGGTGCAGCGGATGGCGGAGGAGGCGCGGGGCGGGCAGGTGCAGAGCGCCACCGACCGGGCCTTCCATCTCGCCCTGTACCGCTCGCTGGGCAACCACTTGCTGAGCGAGGTGCTGGACGCGTTCTGGGCGGCGCTGCGCCGGGTGCGGCAGGACCTTTCCGACGACGGCCCCGACCCGGAGGTGACGCACCGCCAGCACCAGGAGATCGTCGATGCGTTGGAGGCGGGCGACGGCGACCGCGCCGTGGAGGCGATGCACCGGCACTTCGACGGCATCCGGCGCCGGCTGACGGAGCGGTGA
- a CDS encoding carbohydrate ABC transporter permease — MTPPPVRHRIITASLLTVAALYFLMPVYWLAVSATKNSADLFGTFGFWFSGHPHPVDHLVDVLTYDHGMYARWFANSLFYAGTGAVCATLLSAAAGYALATFPFRGREAVFNVVLAGVLIPGTALALPLYFLFSALGLSNTYWAVLIPSTVSPFGVYLCRIYAAAAVPGSLLEAARIDGAGEARIFGGLALRLMTPALVTVFLFQFVHIWNNYFLPLVMLSDSDLYPVQLGLTSWTGYADRQPVLYQYTVGGAFLSVVPLMVLMTVLQRYWRTGLTDGSVKA, encoded by the coding sequence ATGACACCGCCCCCGGTCCGCCACCGGATCATCACCGCCTCGCTGCTGACCGTCGCCGCGCTCTACTTCCTGATGCCCGTCTACTGGCTGGCGGTCTCCGCCACCAAGAACAGCGCCGACCTCTTCGGCACCTTCGGCTTCTGGTTCTCCGGCCATCCGCACCCCGTCGACCACCTCGTCGACGTCCTCACCTACGACCACGGCATGTACGCCCGCTGGTTCGCCAACTCCCTCTTCTACGCCGGGACCGGAGCGGTCTGCGCCACCCTGCTGTCCGCCGCGGCCGGCTATGCGCTGGCCACCTTCCCGTTCCGCGGCCGGGAGGCGGTCTTCAACGTGGTGCTCGCCGGGGTGCTGATCCCCGGCACCGCGCTGGCCCTGCCGCTCTACTTCCTCTTCAGCGCGCTGGGCCTGTCCAACACCTACTGGGCGGTGCTGATCCCCAGCACGGTCAGCCCGTTCGGCGTGTATCTGTGCCGGATCTACGCCGCCGCAGCGGTGCCCGGCTCGCTCCTGGAAGCGGCCCGGATCGACGGCGCGGGCGAGGCCAGGATCTTCGGCGGGCTCGCGCTGCGGCTGATGACCCCGGCGCTGGTGACCGTCTTCCTCTTCCAGTTCGTCCACATCTGGAACAACTACTTCCTGCCGCTGGTGATGCTCTCGGACTCCGACCTCTACCCGGTCCAGCTCGGCCTGACCTCCTGGACCGGCTACGCCGACCGCCAACCGGTGCTCTACCAGTACACGGTGGGCGGGGCCTTCCTGTCCGTGGTGCCGCTGATGGTGCTGATGACGGTGCTCCAGCGGTACTGGCGCACGGGCCTGACCGACGGCAGCGTGAAGGCGTGA